A window of Streptomyces sp. NBC_01224 genomic DNA:
GTGCCGTCCGCCACACCTCTGACGGCGCCCGCGATCCCGCCGACGGCCGCGCACATTCCGAGAACGAACGTGCGTGACCCCCGGGGCCCGGCAGCAGTCATCTCACGACCCCGCGCGGAGGACTGCCGCCACCACCGGGCCTGCCGCGTCGCCGCCGTGGCCGCCGGACTGGACGACCGCCGCGGCGGCGAGGTCGTTGCTGAAGCCGGCGAACCAGCTGTTGGACGTGGCCTGGCCGTCGACCTCTGCCGAGCCCGTCTTGGCGCCCTTGTCGCCGCCGACCGAGGCCATCGCGGCCTTTCCGGTGCCCCAACTCGCGGTCTGGCGCATCATGTTGGTGACCTGCTGGGACGCGGACGGGGAAAGCGACCGGGAGGCGGTGGCGATCGGCCGGCCGTCGAGGTCCCGGTCGACGAGGATCGGCTGGCGGAAGGTGCCGTTCTTGGCGGTGGCGGTGATGGACGCCATGTTGAGTGCGTTCATCTGGATCGTGCCCTGACCGATGTACTGGGCGGCCGCCTCGCCACCGGTGGCCTCGGGCACGCTGCCGTCGAAGGTCACCACACCGGTCTGCCAGTTCAGGCCGATGCCGAAGACGTCGCGGGCCTCCTTGGCGAGCGCGGTCTCGTCGTCCACCTCGTCGATCAGCTTGATGAAGGCGGTGTTGCAGGACCGGGCGAAACTGGTGGTGAGCGTGGCCGTGTCCGGGAGGGAGAAGTGGTCCAGGTTGTGGAAGGTGCGGCCCTGCCACATCACGTCCTTCGGGCACTCCACCGGACGGTCGGCCGCCGCGACGCCCTTCTCGATCAGCATCGCCGCCGTCACGATCTTCATCGTCGACCCGGGTGCCTGCTTGCCCTGCATCGCCGTGTTGAAGCCGGTGGCCGGATTGTTGGCGACCGCGCGGATCGCGCCCGTGGACGGCCGGACCGCGACCACCGAGGCCTGGCTGAATTTCTTCACGGCCACCTCGGCCGCCGCCTGCGCGTTCGCGTCCAGCGTGGTCTGCAGCTTGCCCGGCCGGCCCTTGGTGAGGGTCAGCAGGGTCTTGTCCGGGCCGTTCGCGTCCGCGCTCTCGATCCAGGTCTCGATGCCCGCGGTGCCGCCCGCCTTCTCCCCGTACTTCTCGCGCAGTGTGTCCAGGATCGAGCCCAGGGAGGGGTACTTCTCCTTGGTGAGCGTCCTGCCGTTGCGGTCGACGGCCTCGATCGACGGCGTCGACGCCTCACCCGTCTTGAGCGACGCACCGGCGGTCAGATCCGGGTGGATCACGGCGGGGGCCCAGTCGACCAGCGGCCTGCCGGTGGTCAGGCCGCGCACCACGGTCAGTTCGGAGGAGTACGACCAGGGCTTGGACTTCCCCTCGAACGACACGGTCGCCTTCACCGTGTACGGCACCTTCGTGCCGACCGCCGGGCCCGGAGTGATCACCGCGTCGGTGACATGGGCGCTCTCGCGGTAGCCGGTCAGGGCCGTTTCGGCCTCGGCCGCGTTGTTGGTGAGCTGGGACGCGGCGGCCGCGTCACCGCTCGCCCAGGCCTTGAGGAACTTCTTCGACGCGTCGTCGATCTCCGCCTTGGTGACCGGCCCCGTCTTCACCTCGGCGGAGGTGGACTTGCTGTCCGTGCCGTCGCCGCCACCGCCGTTCAGGTCGTCCAGGACGTTGTACGCCCCGTAGCCCACCCCGCCGACCACGACCGCGAACACTCCGCCGACTATCGCAACCTTCGCTCCACTGCGCATCCCTGCAGTCCCCCTCCCCAGGAGTTCCCCTTGAACGCGTTCAAGGGGATGCTGCCGGGCACACTACGGGACGACGGTGACAGTCGAGATGGTTGTTATAGGAACGCGATACATGCGGCATGAACATGACGGTCAAGTCAAGGTGTGCCGGTCAAATCCAGGTATCCAGCCACATTCGGTCCCGCCAGGACCCGTCGGGAATGGGCGTCCCCGTATAAATGGGCCAGAAATAAATGAAGCCTCGCGCATGGCGGCGCAGACGGCCCCGACCAGCGGTTTCCCTGCCGGACGGGGCCCGAAGACCTGGTGTGCTGTCCATGGAATGACGCGGGTGTGGCTTGGATCTGGCTGGACGCGCGACGCCGGGCATCCCTCCCCTAACCCCTAGGGGGCGGGGGATCCGCGTGCTGATCCGACAAGCCGGAAGACAGGGAGGCCGCGCCGAGTGGGCCGACGCGCCGGCCTGGCCCGCCACCGCCGCTCCCGGAGCTCGCCGCCGACAAGAACTTGGCCACCGGTCGGGCGCTCGACCCGCGCCGCTCCACCCCTACCACCGCCCGCGGCACGGCCGAACCACTGCATGGGCCGATCGCACCGGGCCCCTGCTGTCTGCGTGTGGGTGCGGACGGTGGTGGGGCGTCAACTGAGGGACACCGCCTTTTCGTTGGCTTCCGTCTGCCGGTGTGGGCGGTCGCGAGGAGCGGCAGCCCGGTCGGCGTGGTGCGCAACGAGGTCGGCATCGTCACCCACCCCGGCGGATGCCGGAACGCGGCAACCGTGTTCACCCGCTCTTGCCCGGGCGCCGACGACACAGCGATCGGCCGCGCCGTCGGCGCTGAGGCCGCCTGTGCCATCGCCGCGCTGCGGGCCGGGGCGTCCACGGCGTGACGGCCAGCAGGTGGCCGATCGGCCACCCACCCTGACCGGTGAACGACAAGGAGCAGGACTCCAGCAGGAGGTCGGTGCGTCGCCGTACGCCACGAGTTGGATCACGGGCCCATCCCTGAGCCGTACGAGGTACGAGTGGGCCGGAACAGAGACTGGAGGCGATCCGAGACACTGATTCTGTACAGAGGACTGGCATGGCTCTACGAGGCGGACGAACGATTTCCGTGCTGACGGTCGGCGCGGTGACGGCCGTGACGGCAGCGCTCACCCCCGTGACGGCGTTCGCGGCGGGGGATCCGCTCCAGCAGTATGCGCAGCAGAAACTCCGTTGGGAGCGCTGCGATACGGGCGGGCCGGCGGAGTTCGAGTGCGCGAAGATCAAGGTGCCGCTGGACTACAGCGACCCCGGGGGCCGGAAGATCGACCTCGCGATATCGCGGATCAAGGCGGGCAGCGCGAAGGAGCGGCACGGCGTGCTGCTGATGAATCCCGGGGGTCCGGGCGTTCCGGGGCTGACCATGCCCACGGAGATGGAGCCGCTGCTGACGGCGGAGGTACGAGAGCGGTTCGACCTGATCGGTTTCGACCCGCGAGGCGTCGGGCAGAGCTCGCCGATCGGCTGCGACCTGACGGGCGACGAACAGACCTTCCAGCACCCCTACACCGCAAGGACGTTCGCGAAGGACGTGGCCCGGGCCCGGACGGTGGCCGACAAGTGCTGGGCCAAGGCGGGGGACGTGCTGCCGCACCTCACCACCCGCAACACGGCACGGGACATGGACGTCGTCCGGGCGGCACTGGGAGAGAGGAAGATCTCCTACTTCGGGTACTCGTACGGCACGTACCTGGGCGCCGTCTACACGCAGATGTTCCCCCGGCATTCGGACCGGTTCGTGCTCGACAGCGCGCTCGATCCGACGCTCGCGTGGCGAGGGATGTTCCGGGGATGGTCGGCGGGGGCCGAACTCGCCTTCACCCGGTGGACCGAGTGGGCCGCCGCGCGCAACGCCACGTACGGGCTGGGCCCGACTCCGGCGGAGGTCCGGAAGACGTACGGGGAGCTCATCGCCCGCGCCGACCGCACGCCCGTCCCGACGACGGGCGGGACCCTCAGCGGCGGCGCCATCCGTTCCGAGTACGGTGCGTTCGTCCACGTCGCGACCGTCACCCCGTGGATCGTCGCGTTGAAGGCCGCGGCTGCGGGCGGACCGCCCGCGCCGGCCACGCCGACCGCGTCGGCGGTGCCCGACTCCGTCCCGGTCCGGTCCGCCGACGCGGGGGCGGGGGCGTTCGGTGCGGACGTTCCGGCGGACAACCAGTCCGCCGCCGTGTGGGCCGTCTTCTGCGGCGACACCCGCAGCTGGCCGCGCAACCCCGAGCGGTACCGCCGGGACGCGATGCGAGACCGAGCCAAGTACCCGCTGGCCGGCGACCTGGGGGCCAACATTCAGCCGTGCGCGTTCTGGAAGTCGGCGGGAAGCGAGCCGGCCACCGTGGTGAGCAACGACGTCAACGCGCTGATCGTGCAGAACCAGTGGGACCCGCAGGCGACGCTGGCCATGGCGCAGGGCATGCGGCGGGCGCTGCACGGTGCGCGGATGGTCACGGTGGCCGGCGGTGAGGGCCACGGCGTGGTGGTGGCCGGCCCGTCCTGTGCGGACGCCGGCGTCACGCGGTACTTGACCACGGGCCAGCTGCCCGCGAAGGACCTGACCTGCGGCGGCTAGTGTCCTGCGCCGGAGATCCGTCGGCAGAAGCGGGCGAGGGAGTCGAGGATCTCCTCGGCCGTCTTGGTCCAGATGAACGGTGTTGGGTTTTCGTTCCACTCCTTTACCCACGCACGGATGTCGGCTTCCAGGGAACGCACGCTTTTGTGGGAGCCGCGGCGGATCTTCTGGTCGGCGAGGAAGCCGAACCACCTCTCCACCTGGTTGATCCAGGACGAACTGGTAGGGGTGAAGTGCAGGTGGAATCGGGGGTGTTTGGCCAGCCATGCCTTGATGGCGGGCGTCTTGTGGGTGCCGTAGTTATCGCAGATCAGGTGGACCTGGAGGTGCCCGGGAACCTCCTTTTCGATCTTGATGAGGAACTTCTTGAACTCCGCTGCCCGGTGCCGACGGTGCAGCGAGGTGATGACTTCGCCGGTCGCGACGTCGAAGGCCGCGAAGAGGGTGGTCAGACCGTTGCGGACGTAGTCGTGGGTGCGACGCTCGGGCATGCCCGGCATCATCGGCAGCACCGGCTGAGACCGGTCCAGCGCCTGGATCTGCGACTTCTCGTCCACCGACAGCACCACCGCCCCTTCGGGCGGATTGAAGTACAGCCCGACCACGTCGTAGACCTTCTCCACGAACAAGGGGTCCGCCGACAGTTTGAAGGTGTCCGTCAGATGAGGCTTGAGATGGAACTTGCGCCAGATTCGGCCCACGGTCGACTTCGACAGCCCGCTGCGGTCGGCCATCGACTTGCGCGACCAGTGCGTGGCGTTCTTCGGCATCTCCTCCAACGTGCTGACCACGACGGCCTCCACCTGGTCGACGCTGATGGTGGGCGGTCGACCCGGCCGGGGCTCGTCCATCAACCCGTCCAGCCGGGCGGCCAGGAACCGCCGACGCCACTTGCGGACCGTATCCGCCGCTACCCGAAGATCCCGCGCCACCACAACAATCGGCGGAACGTCAGGGCCTGCACACGCCAGCACGATCCGCGCCCGTAACGCCACCGCCTGCGCAGACGTCGCCCGCCGGGCCCAACGCTCCAGCACCGCACGCTCGTCAACGGACAACAACAACGGTTCCAGCTTCGGACCACGACGCGGTGCGGGCACACCCGCAGAAACACTCATACAGGAACTAACGATGGATCTCCGGTGCAGGACACTAGTGCCGTGACCGCATTGGTTCGCCGGGTTGGTCAGGCTGCGATCTTGAGAGGGCGTCCGCCCCAGCGGATGCCCGTCGAACGCTGCATCAACAAGCTCAAGCAGTGGCGCGACCAGGCTTGCTACTCGCTGAGCATGCTGGCATTTCTACGAGACTTCGATGCTCTGCGGGACAGGTGCGCGAGCAGCCGACCCGCGCCGACGGCCACGTAGAGCACGACCAGAACCCCGAGTCCGAGGTCGAGCCAGTCATAGGCCGCGCCCCTGAAGAACGAGGCCCACGCCCTGGCCCCCGCGACGGATCCGGCAACCACCAGCAGCACCGACGCCACCGCGTACAGCGCCTTCGCGGCCCCGGGCCAACGCTCTTTGAGTAGTTCACCACCCGCACCGAGTACGACCAGCGCGGCGAAGGCATCGTGCGGCTCCAGACGCCCCGTCCCGATCGCGTCCACGATGTTGATCAGAGCGCCGATCGACCCGACGACCAGGACACCTTGGGATATACGGCGGCTCATCAACCCTCGCCCTGCGGCCAAACTTCGTTGGCAATGAATCAATCTTCGCTGTCGCAGGTTAGTGACACCCGCGCCCGCCCAGGGGTTCGGGTGTCACGGCCCCCGTGACGGTGTCAGGTGTCATGCGGATGTCAGAGCCGTTCCCTGGGCCGACCGCCGGGCCGTCTGTGGGCCGTCCGCGGGCGGCCGATGGGCACCGATGATGGCCGACAATCACCGAGAGGCCGCAGTCGACGACTGCGGCCTCTCGGTGCTCCTGCCCAGCTAGATCCAGGTGTCCAGCCACATCCGGTCGCGCCACGAACCGTCGGGGATCGGCGTGCCCGTGTAGATCGGCCAGAAATAAATGAAATTCCAGATGATCAGCAACACCAGTACGCCCGCCGCGATCGCCCCCAGCGTCCGCCGCCGTTCCCCCGCCGGATCGCCGGTCACCGGGCCGAGTTCCCGTTCGGCCCCGGTCCCGGCCGCCGGACCCAGCATCGCGCCGATCATCATCGTGACCGCCAGACACAGGAACGGCACGAACACGACCGCGTAGAAGAGGAAGATCGTGCGCTCCTGGTAGAAGAACCAGGGCAGCCAGCCCGCCGCCACACCGCAGGCGATCGCCCCCGCCCGCCAGTCGCGCCGGAAGAACCAGCGCCACAGCACGTACACCAGGGCGAAGCACGCCGCCCACCACAGCAGCGGCGTCCCGATGGCCAGCACCTCGCGGGAGCACTTGCCGGTCGCCGACGCCGCGCAGCCCGGCTGCTCCTCCCAGAAGTACGAGACGGGCCGGCCGAGCACGATCCAGCTCCACGGATTGGACTGGTAGGTGTGGCCGGACGTCAGATTCACATGGAATTCGTAGACCTGGTACTCGTAGTGCCACAGGCTGCGCAGCCAGTCCGGCAACCACGTCCAGTTGCCGCCCCTGCCGTCGGTCTGGGCCCAGTTCCGGTAGTAGCCCTTGTCGGTGACGATCCAGCCGGTCCAGGAGACGAGGTACGTGAGGATCGTGACCGGGACCGTCGAGACGAACGCCGGCAGCAGATCCCGCTTCAGCACCGCCGTGTACGGGCGAATCGCACCCGCGGTCCGGCGCGCGCCCACATCCCACAGCACCGTCATCAGACCGAAGCCGACCAGGATGTACAGGCCGTTCCACTTGGTGGCGAAGGCCAGCCCCAGCATCAGACCGGCGGTGAGCCGCCACGGACGCCAGCCCA
This region includes:
- a CDS encoding IS630 family transposase, with product MSVSAGVPAPRRGPKLEPLLLSVDERAVLERWARRATSAQAVALRARIVLACAGPDVPPIVVVARDLRVAADTVRKWRRRFLAARLDGLMDEPRPGRPPTISVDQVEAVVVSTLEEMPKNATHWSRKSMADRSGLSKSTVGRIWRKFHLKPHLTDTFKLSADPLFVEKVYDVVGLYFNPPEGAVVLSVDEKSQIQALDRSQPVLPMMPGMPERRTHDYVRNGLTTLFAAFDVATGEVITSLHRRHRAAEFKKFLIKIEKEVPGHLQVHLICDNYGTHKTPAIKAWLAKHPRFHLHFTPTSSSWINQVERWFGFLADQKIRRGSHKSVRSLEADIRAWVKEWNENPTPFIWTKTAEEILDSLARFCRRISGAGH
- a CDS encoding alpha/beta hydrolase, producing MTAVTAALTPVTAFAAGDPLQQYAQQKLRWERCDTGGPAEFECAKIKVPLDYSDPGGRKIDLAISRIKAGSAKERHGVLLMNPGGPGVPGLTMPTEMEPLLTAEVRERFDLIGFDPRGVGQSSPIGCDLTGDEQTFQHPYTARTFAKDVARARTVADKCWAKAGDVLPHLTTRNTARDMDVVRAALGERKISYFGYSYGTYLGAVYTQMFPRHSDRFVLDSALDPTLAWRGMFRGWSAGAELAFTRWTEWAAARNATYGLGPTPAEVRKTYGELIARADRTPVPTTGGTLSGGAIRSEYGAFVHVATVTPWIVALKAAAAGGPPAPATPTASAVPDSVPVRSADAGAGAFGADVPADNQSAAVWAVFCGDTRSWPRNPERYRRDAMRDRAKYPLAGDLGANIQPCAFWKSAGSEPATVVSNDVNALIVQNQWDPQATLAMAQGMRRALHGARMVTVAGGEGHGVVVAGPSCADAGVTRYLTTGQLPAKDLTCGG
- a CDS encoding penicillin-binding transpeptidase domain-containing protein; this translates as MRSGAKVAIVGGVFAVVVGGVGYGAYNVLDDLNGGGGDGTDSKSTSAEVKTGPVTKAEIDDASKKFLKAWASGDAAAASQLTNNAAEAETALTGYRESAHVTDAVITPGPAVGTKVPYTVKATVSFEGKSKPWSYSSELTVVRGLTTGRPLVDWAPAVIHPDLTAGASLKTGEASTPSIEAVDRNGRTLTKEKYPSLGSILDTLREKYGEKAGGTAGIETWIESADANGPDKTLLTLTKGRPGKLQTTLDANAQAAAEVAVKKFSQASVVAVRPSTGAIRAVANNPATGFNTAMQGKQAPGSTMKIVTAAMLIEKGVAAADRPVECPKDVMWQGRTFHNLDHFSLPDTATLTTSFARSCNTAFIKLIDEVDDETALAKEARDVFGIGLNWQTGVVTFDGSVPEATGGEAAAQYIGQGTIQMNALNMASITATAKNGTFRQPILVDRDLDGRPIATASRSLSPSASQQVTNMMRQTASWGTGKAAMASVGGDKGAKTGSAEVDGQATSNSWFAGFSNDLAAAAVVQSGGHGGDAAGPVVAAVLRAGS
- a CDS encoding dolichyl-phosphate-mannose--protein mannosyltransferase; this encodes MTSTAPEARQGQDAGEPHGEEPTSWQQRLRRFGHSPRPGIGLRERLVPPYTRPGAQLWAVLGISPPMAERLVRWSAWGGPLLVALVAGVLRFWNLGSPHALIFDETYYAKDSWALINQGYEGNWPKDIDKLILDDPSKVHVPVDPGYVVHPPVGKWIIGIGEQIFGFTPFGWRFMVAVLGTLSVLMLCRIGRRMFRSTFLGCLAGTLLAVDGLHFVMSRTALLDLVLMFFVLAAFGALLIDRDWARRRLAAALPVDEEGVLRPDAGVAENLRLGWRPWRLTAGLMLGLAFATKWNGLYILVGFGLMTVLWDVGARRTAGAIRPYTAVLKRDLLPAFVSTVPVTILTYLVSWTGWIVTDKGYYRNWAQTDGRGGNWTWLPDWLRSLWHYEYQVYEFHVNLTSGHTYQSNPWSWIVLGRPVSYFWEEQPGCAASATGKCSREVLAIGTPLLWWAACFALVYVLWRWFFRRDWRAGAIACGVAAGWLPWFFYQERTIFLFYAVVFVPFLCLAVTMMIGAMLGPAAGTGAERELGPVTGDPAGERRRTLGAIAAGVLVLLIIWNFIYFWPIYTGTPIPDGSWRDRMWLDTWI